A stretch of the Malus domestica chromosome 08, GDT2T_hap1 genome encodes the following:
- the LOC103411680 gene encoding protein terminal ear1-like, producing MGSKALNPKAQPFFLNRFQTPYLPAWPVCAYRIVHQPRSFFCQLNLVQPNPTTKRVPRKSVESKRNFAPPRSRNPLKKLEDENHVVGAPRVLAWVPKKDLPAGKRYTASYRKIKKDTVRGCDDGGGSGGGCVIPFPASPDLEISSGPTTIMIKNIPNQFQRCDLLTVLRNHCRDENLQACTEGVTTKSEFDFVYLPMDFKQFWNHKRTANLGYAFVNFTSFTAAKRFYKKFHNEQWKVRSNKKTCEITCAKVQGLEALKKNFESKVFRCHSEEYLPAVVEPPCDGVLQQPKVTSVGTRVGLPFVDY from the exons ATGGGTTCGAAAGCTCTAAATCCTAAGGCTCAGCCTTTTTTCTTGAACCGTTTTCAGACGCCTTATCTTCCTGCTTGGCCTGTATGCGCATATCGAATCGTTCATCAGCCTAGATCCTTTTTTTGCCAACTGAACTTggtccaacccaacccaactaCAAAAAGGGTGCCGAGAAAGAGTGTTGAGAGTAAGAggaattttgctccaccaaggTCCAGAAACCCTTTGAAGAAGCTTGAAGATGAGAACCATGTAGTGGGTGCTCCTAGGGTTCTCGCCTGGGTGCCCAAGAAAGATCTGCCGGCTGGGAAGAGGTATACAGCGTCGTATCGGAAGATAAAGAAAGATACTGTGCGCGGCTGTGATGATGGCGGTGGCAGTGGCGGTGGTTGTGTAATTCCGTTTCCTGCAAGTCCTGATCTGGAAATTAGCTCCGGTCCTACCACGATCATGATAAAAAACATCCCAAACCAATTTCA GAGGTGTGATTTGCTGACCGTCCTGAGAAATCACTGCCGTGATGAGAACCTACAGGCTTGCACCGAAGGTGTTACCACGAAATCTGAGTTCGATTTTGTTTATCTTCCAATGGATTTTAA GCAATTTTGGAACCACAAGAGGACTGCCAATCTGGGCTATGCCTTTGTTAATTTCACCAGTTTTACTGCTGCAAAGAGATTTTACAAGAAGTTTCACAATGAACAATGGAAGGTCCGCAGCAACAAGAAAACATGTGAAATCACTTGCGCTAAGGTTCAG GGGCTCGAAGCACTGAAGAAGAACTTtgagagtaaagtgtttaggtGCCACTCGGAGGAGTATTTGCCTGCGGTGGTGGAACCTCCATGTGACGGTGTTCTGCAGCAGCCCAAAGTCACTTCGGTGGGGACACGTGTAGGGTTGCCCTTTGTAGATTATTGA